CGCCTGGCAGGGCTCGACGAGGTCGCACGGGCCGCGGACTGGCAGGTTCAGGTGCGGTCCGTTCTGCGGGGGACGCGGATGGAGAACCTGATGTGGCTCGCGGACTACCGCTTCGCGGACCGAGTGGCCCCGGAGCAGGAGCGGGCCGTCCTTGAGGCCTTTCGGCGCAGGCGGCCTCTGTTCGAGGGCGCCAGTGCGTGCGGGGTCCCGGAACTGACTGCTGTCGATCTTGTGTATGGGCTGATGTGGCGGCGACGGCTGCTGTTCGACTGGGAGCAGCCGTTGCCGCTAGGTCGTGTATCGAAAGTGGATCTTGGGCTGTGAATGATCACGGTTCATGGGTCGGGGAGATCTCACGGACGAGCAGTGGGCGGTGCTGGAGCCGTTGTTGCCGAAGGGCACGAAGACGGGGCGACCGCCGGTCTGGCCTCGGCGGCAACTGATCGACGGCATACGGTTCCGGGTCCGAACCGGAGTTCCGTGGCGAGACGTCCCCGCCGAGTACGGACCGTGGAGCCGGGTCTATGACCTGTTCCGCCGATGGCAGCGGAACGGCACCTGGCACCGGATCCTCACCCGGCTCCAGTCCCTGGCCGACGCGAAAGCCCGGCGGCGGTGGCCGAACTCACCCGGTCTTCCGTGGATGTCCAGGCCGAGCTCCGCCAGAAGATGGCGGAGGCCGGCCGCCGGTGACGCCCGTCTTCTGCTTGGACGCTGCTGAGAAGGGCCCTCGCTGAGCTCGACCCGAGCGGGCCGCCGTCGAGAGCGTCCGCCAGCAGCTAGAAGGCACCCCCAGCTGCCGAGTGCCCGGCCAGTCCCCGACGCCGATCCCCACAATCGGACCTACGCCCTCGGCTTCCTCCCCCACGAGTCCGGAGGCCGCGCTATCACCCTCGTCTACCCCGGGGCTCGGCCACTCGGGCAAGCAGGGCGGCCGACTCTTCCGGCGCGAGTGCTCCGCCGATCAGGCGTCCCAAGCGCGAGGACGGGCGAGCTCTTCCCACTCGGGGCGGAGTAGCGAGAACACGGCGAGGTCGTGGCGGCGGCCGCGGTGGAGGCAGGCGGCGCGGCTGATCCCTTCCTGGGTGAATCCTGACTTGGCAAGGACGGCGAGCGCGGGGGTGTTGTCGGTGTGCGTTTCCGCCGTGAGCCGATACATCGGGAGCTCGCCGAAGGCCAGGTCGACCACGGCGTCGAGGGCGGCGGTGCCGTGGCCCTGCCCGCGATGCCGAGCAGCGAGCAGCAGCTCGACCTGAGCTGTGCCGTTGACGATATTTTGACCGGTCAGTGCGACGTAGCCGACAGGGGCGCTGTCGGGGGAGAGGATCAGGAAGTCGTCGCGATCGTCGTCTTCGATGTCGCGCTCGATGCGCTCGCGCACGGCGGTGAGTGAGCGTGGCCAGATGCCTATTTGGTGGGCGGCTACGGGGTCGGATCTCCAGCCATGCATGAGCTCGGCGTCGTCTATGTCGAGCGCTGCGAGGCCGACGGACTCGGCTCTCCAGACGAGTTGCCTTTCAGCCTCTGCGTCATGCTCGTCGTCTGCAATCCTGATGCTCTCGGTCATAGGCGGATGCTATGGGCCTCTTCGGGTAGGGACCACCAGGTTTCTCCGCTCGGTAGCGCGTCGTCATGCCTGCTCAGCGCGAGCCCTGGTAAGGATGAAAGCCAAGTGGAGCGCGGCCTGACGTGCTGGTGAGCGACACCGAGGTGCGTGACCACCCGGAGGTGCCGCTCACTCTCGTGCAGCGTGACACAGTCGTACGACGCCTGGGGTATGTGCGCACAGGTTCCTGAAGTGAAGAGGCCGGTGGCCAAACCATGCGCCGGTCCGATGATCATTGAATACGCCTGCCGCTCCCAGAATGCGGCCGGACTCTCACCGGCGACATCACCCTGCATCCGCGCGGCGGTCGTCGCCGTCCCGACTCCGGTTTGTACGGCTGCCACGGCGGCGGGCACGACTGGAGCAGCTGACCGAGTCCGTGCTCCGGTTGGGCGCCGGCGCCTCCGCAGATACGCCTGCCTCGCTGCCTGCGGTCTGACAGGTATCTCCGGGCTATTCAGGCGGACATGGCATGTTCAAGTGTCGGCCTGGGCATCCACTTGTACCTTTTCGCTTATGTACGGTCGCCGTGGGGCTCTTGTCGCTTTCTCTATCGGTGTGTTCGCATTCGGCGGGGTCGCCTGTGACTCCGGAGCAGAAGGGGCCGATCCCGTACGGACGCAGGAGCATGAGGCATCGACTCCGACCGCGTCCGTTCCCCCCGAGAAGAGTCGGTCGTCGGCGCCGCCGCTTCCGACCACGTCTGTTCCCGCCGAGGAGACACGGTCTGCAGCGCCGTCGCTGAAGCCGGACAACGAGCGAGCGGATCTGAAGAGCTTCGAGATCGATGACCAAAGAGCCTTCGGCGCCGACCGCATCTGGATCGCGTGGACGATCGTGAACAGCGCTTCGGAAGAGGTGAACTACACCTGGGATTGGGAGGCCCTCGACACGCACGGTGTCCGTGTCGCCAAGGGGACCGAGACCGCTATCGGTGTGCTGCCAGGGGAGACGACCTATGGCGGCATTCCCACCACCCTTGAGACCGCCGAGGTGAAGCTGCGCATCACGAAGTTCGACCGCACAGCTGCCCCCTGAACGCCTTCAACGCCGTCTGCCGGCTCGCTCGCGGAAAGGTCCCGAAGCCGGACCCGATTCCGGCCGCGAGGGTGCCGGCGGCGCAGGACCCTCATGGCATGCCGGACCCACGCGGCCGGCCGCCGCGCCTCTACCCGGTCGACTACCGTCAGCGCCATGCGGTCGAGTGCGGGATCAACCGCCTCAAGAGGAACCGTGCTGTCGCCACGCGGTACGACAAGCTCGCCGTCCTTTTCGAGGCGACCGTGCTGGTCGCAGCGATCAACGAATGGCTATCACCCTGTCTCGCGCGTCATCACGTACATGTTCCCGATGTCCGGGTCGCCGTACAGGAAGAACAGCACCAGCCCGTCGTGCGGATCGCGGTCCACGTAGAAGAACCACGAGTAGGTCGACGGGGGCTCCGGAGCCAAAGGGTCAGCCGCAGGCGCGGGAGAGCGCTTCTCGACTCGGGTCCGGTCCGTCAGCGCGAGCCGGACGACCTGCCCGCCGCCGCCGTCGTCGTCGGCCAGCTGCCAGGTTCCCGTACCGGAGAGACGCCAGCCGTCCTCGAAGTCAAAGCCCTTCCCGTCGAGCTTCTCGACAAGGGCCGTTCCGTCCTTATGGAGCACCACGCGGGTCCCCGCGACGTTCTCCCAGCCCCCGGCTACTTCGGCCGCCGTGGCGTCGTGGAGCCCCGTTCCCTCGTAGTACTGATTGGGACCCGCGCATGCAGTCAGAACGGCCAACATCACCATCAAACCGCCAAGGGCTGCCCCCCACGCACGCAGCCTGCTTCCACCCGCCATCAGACCCTCCCGCCCCCAGCCCTCGTCGGTCAATCGACAGGAACGGGCTGCGGGAAGCCACCTTGCCAGAGTCGTTGAACGCGTTCAACTGCGTGCCTGGAGAGGTGGCGCGCGTCACCCCCGGCTCGCGTATCCAGCGACCGACGAGCATGGCGAACAGCGCTTTCGACACACGTCCTAGATGAGTTCGGTCATGTGGCCCCGGGGTGCTCCTTGATGGCCTCGCGGGCGAGGTACGGGCTGGGCGGCGGTGATGCTGCACCAGGTGCGGCGGGCGCCGGACCGGCCGAACTCCGGCCGACCCGCTCGACCCGCTCGCCCTGAGCGGAGCCGAGGAACGGCTGGAGCACCTCACGGGCGGGACACCGGACCGGATCCGCTGGCGGCCCCCTCCTGCCGCGCCCCGCGGTAAGGCACGGCTCGAACGCCTATCAGGTTGCCTATCAGCAGGCCCATTCACCTGGGAAAGCAGGGGGCTGACCTATCAGGTTCAAGGCCCCGCTCACCATGGTGAGTCCCGCTTACCACGATTCCGCGAACGCCCATCGGCGAAGCCGTGCAGCAGCAGTTGTCTCGCCCGCCCGCGCTCTTCCCGACCGCGTACGACGCTGCGATGCCCGCCCGCCTCGCCCGGCTCCCTGACCGGTCACACCCTCGTGCGACTCCTGCTCGCGCGCTGGAGCAGTCGTCCACTACGGCACAGCCACAGCAAACTAGCACGCGGGGAACCACTTCTACGCCTGCCCCGGTGGCCGGACCCTCGTCCGCCTCGGCCCTACCGGAGTCCGGGCACGGCTTCCGGATCACCACGTACCCAGTGCCGTCGTCTTCACCCCTGGTACCGATCCCGAGGCCGGCCGGAGCTAGAGCATGTCTCCTTGACCGGTGATTCTCGTGGTGGGGCTGGTTAGTCTGCTGCGATGACGGACAGCGAGCTGATCGTTGACCTGCGGGGTCGGCTGATCGAGACAATCAACGACTTCTGGGACGCGGTGAGCGAGCCGTGCGGACTGCCAGAGTGGTTCGGCCGGAACCTGGACGCGTGGTCGGACACGATTGAGACCCGGGGCATCTCCGAGGTGATCGACAGCCACGACGTCCTGATCGTGCATGTCGACCAGCGGGGCCTCTTCGACGGGCACCGGCAGGAGGCCGACGTCCTGGCCGGCATCTTTGACGGAGAACAAAACCAGCTCATTGTCCATGGGCGGGCCTGACGAATTCTTCGGACGTCTGGCTCAGCGCCGGCTCCAAATGAGGATGGCGGCAAGGTGGAGTGCGGCCTGGTAGGCGATAGCGAGCTTGTCCGTTCGCATGGCCAGGCCGCGCCACTGCTTGAGCCGGTTGATGCACCGTTCGACCGCGTTGCGCTGCTTGTATGCCTCGGGGTCGAAGGCCGGCGGTCGGCCGCCGGCACTGCCTCGCCGCAGCCGGTGGCCGATCTGGTCGGAGGGCTGAGGGATGACAGCGCGGATTCCGCGTCGGCTGAGGTGACTTCGGATCGCGCGGGATGAGTACGCACGGTCCGCCAGGACGGCATCGGGCCGGGTCCTCGGTCTCCCCGGTCCGCTTCGCGGAACGCGGATGGCGACCATGACGGTCTCGAAGGCTGGAGCATCACCCGCCTGGCCTGCGGTGACGCGGAGGGCCAGGGGCCGTGCACGGGCGTCGCTGGCGAGGTGGACCTTCGTGCTCAGGCCGCCGCGCGAGCGTCCGAGTGCGTGGTCGTCGGGTTCGGCCCGACCTGGGGCCC
The Streptomyces roseofulvus genome window above contains:
- a CDS encoding GNAT family protein, with the translated sequence MTESIRIADDEHDAEAERQLVWRAESVGLAALDIDDAELMHGWRSDPVAAHQIGIWPRSLTAVRERIERDIEDDDRDDFLILSPDSAPVGYVALTGQNIVNGTAQVELLLAARHRGQGHGTAALDAVVDLAFGELPMYRLTAETHTDNTPALAVLAKSGFTQEGISRAACLHRGRRHDLAVFSLLRPEWEELARPRAWDA
- a CDS encoding barstar family protein encodes the protein MTDSELIVDLRGRLIETINDFWDAVSEPCGLPEWFGRNLDAWSDTIETRGISEVIDSHDVLIVHVDQRGLFDGHRQEADVLAGIFDGEQNQLIVHGRA
- a CDS encoding IS5 family transposase (programmed frameshift): MWGRIEPLMPADPVRGRRWADHRRTLEAIAWKYRTCSPWRDLPDELGSFQTAHKRLIRWAVDGTWERILAAVLAAADDADDIGWTVSVDSTVCRAHQHSAGARKRGPPGRAEPDDHALGRSRGGLSTKVHLASDARARPLALRVTAGQAGDAPAFETVMVAIRVPRSGPGRPRTRPDAVLADRAYSSRAIRSHLSRRGIRAVIPQPSDQIGHRLRRGSAGGRPPAFDPEAYKQRNAVERCINRLKQWRGLAMRTDKLAIAYQAALHLAAILIWSRR